The following nucleotide sequence is from Peribacillus sp. ACCC06369.
AAAGGTAAATAATCCCTTTGCAAAGTGTGGTTTTTACATGTACACCATTTCTGAGTTAGCAAAAGAATTCGAATTGACGACAAGGACCCTCCGATATTATGAGGAACTGGGTATGCTTAGTCCAAAACGTACCGAAACGGGAAAAAGAGTATATGGAAAGAAAGAATACGCACAGCTTAAAATCATAATGCGCGGTAAGAAGTATGGTTTTTCGTTAGTGGAAATAAAGGATATAGTCCTGTTATTCGATAAGGATAGGACAGGCATTAAGCAATTGGAAAAAACGATTGAAATGGCAGGACAGAAATTAAACGAAATTAATGAACGCATTCAAGAGCTGGATGGATTGAAACAGGATTTTGAACAGGTAATCAAAGGCTTCACCGTAACCCTTCATGACTTGAAGGTGAACGATAAAACAGGCAAGCGGTGAAATTAATATTGAAAATAGGTATTGATGATAGTGAAAGATGAATATATATTCTAGAAACAAATGAGGTGAGGATTTGGATATTCAAGAAACCATTGCAGTTGTGACAGGCGGGGCTTCAGGTCTGGGAGCGGCGACAGTAAGAAACATCATTAAAAAAGGTGGAAAGGCAGTCATATTTGACCTCTCGGAAGAAAATGGCGCTAAGATGGCTCATGAATTGGGAGATTCAGTCCTGTTCATTAAAACGGATGTAACAAGTGAAGATAGCGTATTGGGAGCGTTGGAAGAAGGAATTGAAAAATTCGGGAGCATCAATACGGTCATCAACTGTGCTGGTATTGCAATTGCAGAGAAGGTCATAGGCAGAAAAGGTACACATGAATTGAAAGCGTTCTCAAATGTGGTGACAATCAATTTGGTCGGTACATTTAATGTCATCCGACTTGCGGCTGAAAAAATGGTCAAAAATGAGCCGAACCAAGAGGGGGAGCGTGGTGTCATTATCAATACGGCTTCGGTAGCTGCCTTTGAAGGACAAATCGGACAAGCCGCATATAGTGCTTCTAAGGGGGGCATTGTTGGGATGACCCTGCCGATTGCAAGGGAGCTTGCCACAAAAGGGATACGTGTCGTATCTATCGCACCGGGTCTATTCCATACTCCGATGTTCGATTCATTGCCTGATGAAGCGAGGATGTCATTAGGTAAAACCGTTCCATTCCCATCAAGGCTCGGATATCCCGAAGAGTACGCTAAGCTAACGGAGAGCATCATAACGAATCCAATGCTGAATGGGGAAACCATCAGGCTGGATGGGGCCATTCGAATGTCACCCAGGTAAGTGTGAATTCCTTTTGGAAAAGATGATCCAATCCATTATAGATCGATCTTGAAAAGAGCCTTAGACAAAGCCATGCAGAGGAGATAAAAACAGATGAAACATCCATATCTAAGTGAAGATCATGACATTTTCCGTAAGTCATTCCGAAAGTTTTTAGAGAAAGAAGCAGTTCCCCACTATGAAAGATGGGAAGAAGAGAGGATCATTCCCCGGTCATTTTGGGTGAAAATGGGGGAACAGGGTTTTCTCTGCCCGAATCTTGGAGAAGATTATGGGGGTTCCGGGGTAGATTGGGGCTTTGCAGTCATAATTAATGAGGAATTGGAAAGAGTAGGTTCTGGTTTCATTGGTTTCGGACTCCATAGTGACATCACTGTTCCGTATATTGCCGCATACGGAAGTGAGGCGCAGAAAGAGCGCTGGCTTCCTAAATGCACAACAGGGGAAATCATTACAGCAATCGCCATGACAGAGCCTGGAACAGGTTCGGATTTAGCCAATATAAAAACCACTGCTATTTTGGATGGAGAACATTACATATTAAATGGCCAAAAGACATTCATCACAAATGGCATTCATTCGGATTTGGTCATCGTTGCGTGTAAAACGGATCCAAATGCCGTTCCAAAGCATAAAGGCGTTAGCTTAGTCGTGGTAGAAAGGGATACTCCTGGATTTTCCAGGGGGCGAAAACTGAAGAAACTTGGTTTGCACAGTCAGGATACAGCAGAGCTGATCTTCGAGGATTGTCGTGTTCCAAAGGAAAACCTGCTTGGTGAAGAAGGAAAGGGTTTTGCTTATTTAATGGAGAAATTGCAGCAGGAACGCCTTGTAGTGGCAATTTGTGCTCAAACGGCATCAGAGGATATGCTGGCCGATACCATTGAGTACGTGAAAAGCAGGGAAGCGTTCGGAAAATCCGTGAGTCAGTTTCAAAATACTCAATTCAAAATCGCGGAAATGGCAACGGAAATCAAAATGGGGCGTGTTTTCCTAGATCAATTGATCGCCAATCATATGGCGGGAGAACAGGTGGTCACAGAGGTTTCGATGGCAAAATGGCGTTTGACGGAGACTGCGAGAAAAATATCGATTGAGTGCATGCAACTTCATGGCGGCTATGGATATATGGAAGAATACAAGATTGCCAGAAGGTATCGGGATGTCCCGGTAGCAAGCATCTATGCCGGGACAAATGAAATCATGAAGAAAATCATCGCTAAGAATCTGGGCCTTTAATATAAACAGGATGAGAAGGGGAGAGAGTATATGCGGGAAGTGGTAATCGTTGAAGGGATTCGAACCCCAGTAGGGAAAAGGAACGGTGCCTTGAAAGACGTTCGCCCAGATGATCTAGCAGGGGAAGTATTGAAAAAGCTGATTGAGAAGGCGGGCATCGATCCGGCTATTGTCGATGATGTCATACTAGGTTGTGTTTCACAGGTTGGTGAACAAGCAGGTGACATAGCAAGAATTGCTGCACTGATTGCAGGATTTCCGATCGAAGTGCCGGGAACGACGATTGATCGTCAATGCGGGTCAAGTCAGCAGGCTGTCCATTTCGCTTCCCAAGCCATTTTGTCGGGAGATATGGATGTTGTAGTAGCCGGAGGAGTGGAAAACATGTCCCGAGTCCCCATGGGGTCTAATAATCAAGGTGCTGTAACCAGCCAAAAGTATTTAGACAGGTATGAGGTGATTAACCAAGGTTTATCAGCTGAGAGAATCGCCGATAAGTGGGGAATAACACGTGAAGAATGTGATCTGTTTTCCGTTGAGAGTCATGCCAAAGCAATACGTGCTCAAAAAGAAGGGCATTTTGACCGTGAAATGATTTCAGTAACGGGTACTGATAAAGAAGGAAATCATATGGAAGTTACGGAAGATCAAGGTCCAAGGGCTGGAACTACCATGGAAATACTGGCTGGGTTGAAAACGGTTTTCCAAGAAGACGGTTTAATCCATGCCGGGAACTCAAGCCAGATAAGTGACGGTGCTGCCGCTTTATTATTGATGGAACGCAGTAAAGCGGAAGAACTTGGATTGAAACCACGTTTTAAAGTGCATACACGGGTTGTAGTCGGATCAGATCCCACCCTGATGCTTACTGGGCCGATTCCCGCCACTCAAAAAGCTTTGGAAAAAGCCGGCCTTTCCATCGATGATATCGATGTCTTCGAAGTGAATGAGGCTTTCGCTCCTGTACCTATTGCCTGGCTAAAAGAAACGGGGGCAGATCCCAAGAAGCTGAATCCAAATGGCGGGGCGATTGCCTTAGGTCATCCTCTTGGCGGCAGTGGGGCCCGATTGATGGTGTCAATGATCCATGAGTTGGAAAGGACAGGCGGCCGTTATGGGCTGCAAACAATGTGTGAGGGCCACGGAATGGCGAATGCCACCATCATTGAAAGATTGGACTGAAACGGGACTATACGGTTATGAACATTCGTAATTCGCACGAAAGTAAAAGCTGAAAAAGTGATGAAGCCTACCATCGGCAGGGCTGGCCTGAACTCTCCCCGTTGATGGTGGGTTTACTTGAGGAGGAAAATGATATGTCAGTGACGATTAAAAATATCTTTGATCAGACGGTTCAGAAATTCCCCATTAAAGAAGCTATCTACGACGTGAGAAGAAATATCCGCTATACGTACATTCAATGGAATGAGCAGGTGAATAGGTTGGCGGCGGCCCTTCAAGCGGAAGGAGTGCGAAAAGGCGACAGGGTCTCTACATACCTTTACAACAATGAAGAGCTTGCCACCGCACTCTTTGCCTGTGCAAAAATCGGCGCAATCTTTAATCCAATCAACTTCCGCTTAATGCCAGAGGAGTTGGCTTACATCTTAAATGACGCTGCTCCAAAGGTCGTTTTATTCGAGCACGAATTGGAATCGAGCGTTGCCGCGGTTGAGAAGCGATTTCCGGAAACTGCTTTCTGGTATATTGATGATAATGTTCCGAGATATGCCAAAGGTTACCGTCAAAAAATGGCAAGTATCTCATCAAATCCGGATGAAGTGGACGTTCACGAGGATGATGTTTATGCCATCATGTATACGAGCGGGACAACCGGACGACCAAAAGGGGTCATTCACCTTCATAAAGATATGGTCAAACAAGCAGAGATTTTAATAGAGGCCATGAAGTACGAACGCTCTGACATCGGGTTGATTACTGCACCGATGTTTCATTGTGCTGAATTGCACTGTTCCTTTTTACCTCGCGTACAGGCTGGTGCCACAAATGTCATATTACATCAGTTTAATCCCAAAAAGGTTATGGAACTGATTGAATCCGAGGGGATCACTAAGTTATTTGCTGCACCAACGATGTGGAACATGCTACTTCAGGAAAACTTGGATGAATATAAATTCCAGAGTTTGAAGCTGGGGCTTTATGGAGCAGCCCCTATGGCACCATCACTTGTACGTGCCTGTCAGGAGAAACTTGGCATCCAGTTCATCCAAGCTTATGGTATGACTGAAATGGGTCCCGCCATCACTCTCTTATTGGAGGATGATCAAATTAGGAAAGCGGGTTCTGCCGGCAAAGCATGTTCCGATCATGAAATCATCATTGCCCGTCCGAATGACGAAGGGCCATCAGATCCCGATGATATTCTGGAACCTGGGGAAACAGGGGAAATTCTTGTGAAAGGTCCATGTATCATGAAGGGTTACTTCCAAAAAGGTGGAGAGACCGAAAAAGGGCTTTACAAAGGCTGGTACCATTCCGGTGACATCGGTTTCCTGGATGAAGATGGATATCTGTGGGTCAAGGACCGAGTGGACGACATGATTATCTCAGGAGGGGAAAATATATATCCACGTGAAGTGGAAGACACACTTTATGAGCATCAAGGAGTTCTCGACTGTGCAGTACTGGGTCAGCCTGATGATCAATGGGGGGAAATGGTAACGGCTTTCATCGTTGCCAAAGACCTTACGTTACAGGAAAGCGATTTAGAAACCTGGTGTAAGAACAGTGATACACTGGCGAACTATAAACGTCCAAGAAGATATATCTTCTGTAATGAGCTGCCTCGAAATGCAAGTGGGAAGATACAAAAATTCTTGCTTCGTAAACAGTTGGAAGAAAGTGCGGATGACAAAAGTATGGGGAACCTCCTTTAATGCCGGGGTTAGCGGCCGGAAAAAATACTGACAAATTAGTTAGCAATCATATGGGGGAATGGTTGGAAAAGTCGCTTGGCATGCGATGATAATTGGAAGGAGGAAGTTTAACAATCTAGATGAATTATTATATAAATAATATTCCTGTTTAACAATTCAAGGAAACTGAATAGTTATCCACAATGAAAATGCAGAGTGATCAGTGGAACATTCCCTTTATCCACATAATCCACAGGGTTATCCAGAAATAACATTATTTTCATGTTAGTAAGGCAGTCATTGTACCTATTGTTTGTCAGTATTTTCAGAATATATCCACAATATATACAGGGTTGTGGATAAACTATGTGAATAAAGTAAATATAAGGGGCTGATTACAGCCCCTTGGTTTGGTTCGTCCTATTTATTAGCGGCGATTATGAGCACGGCGGTCAGCTGCATTTGCCCGGGCTTGTGCCTCGATATCTTCCTGGTCAGCCAGTTCGGAAGAATATTCAACGTCAAGTCCGTCACTTTTCAGGTTTTTAGGAACCTGCGGAAGTTTCTGTTTGTTCTTGTCTCGATTATGGTGTATGTTATTGCGTCCCATGCTAGCGCCCCCTAAAAATTAAAATAAATAAGCTAGAGATGATTATTCAACTTATCATCTCTAGCTTATTTTGTGTTGAATGGATGTTCAAAATGTACGGGAAAATACTCCAGACTTAACGACGGGATTTCCTCTCGTTAAAACCACCTGCTCGATCTGCATTTTTAAATTCCCGAGCATAAATAACCGCTTGCGTACTAGTTAAGTTACTTTTTACTTTTTCGTGTTTTTTGGACAATTAGATCATCTCCATTTCACTTAATATCCCTATTTTTTCCTAAAATGATCCTTTCATACGTGAGAATCCTCTTTTAAGATATTTTGTAAAGCGTTTTTGAGGGTTGGGAAAGAAAAGAGGAATCCTTCCTCTTTAAGTTTAATGGGTAGGACATTTTGTCCTTCAAGCACAAGTACACTCATTTCCCCAAGCATGGTCTTGAGGAAGAAGGGAGGTACGGGTAACCAATGGGGCCGGTGCATGACAGTTCCTATTGTTTTCCCGAATGTATCCATCTGAACGGGATTAGGTGCCGTAAAGTTGACTGGACCTTCAATCCGCTGATCGTTCATGCAAAAGATGATTGCACGGACCACGTCATGAATATGGATCCAGGAAAGCCACTGATTCCCTTTGCCCATCTTTCCTCCGCCGAAAAGTTTATAAGGCATGACCATCATTGGCAGTGCTCCTTCCTTTTCCCCCAGAATCACGCCGAATCTTGTTAAGACGAATCTTTCACTGTAAGTGCGGGATTTAGCGGCTTCTTTTTCCCATAGCTTAACAGTACGGGCCAAAAAATCATCACCGATGGATTCGGAGGTTTCGGTAAAGGTTTCATGTTCCGAAATACCATAATATCCGATTGCACTTGCATTGATTATGACAGATACTTTTTCGGGCAGTTTGGAAATGATACGGTTCATCTCTTTGGAAGCTTCGACCCTGCTTTCGACAATCCGGCGTTTTCGTTCAGGAGTCCAACGCCCGCTGTTTAAAGATTCACCAGCAAGGTTAATGAAAACATCGAGCCCTTCCAAATGCATTTCCGGCTTTGCGTCTTTGGTCAGCCAGCCGATATATGTCGGATTTTCCTGTTTTTTGAATTTTTCGGGATGACGGGTCAAGATATATATATCATGATTCTCTTTTAATATTTCATCGATAAGGGCTGTGCCGACAAAACCGCTTCCACCAGCAATGGCTATTTTCATGAAAACCACTTCCTTTCCCTTTCTTTCCTTCACTTTAACATGACCATGTCCTTTTTTCATTTTTAGACATGCTATATATAGAAATGGTACACGTAAAGGGGTAAAGTAGGGGTGGGGGTGGATATTATGCCAAACATAACAAAAATAACAACCCAAAAAAAACGTAAAGATCGTTATAACATTTTCGTTGATGAAAAATATGCTTTCAGTGTGGACGAAGAAGTGCTATTGAAGTTTCAATTGAAAAAGGGTACGGCACTTGATGACCTGCTGCTAGCTGAAATACAATTCCATGATGAAATCCAAAAAGCATTTACCGATGCACTTAATTATTTATCATACCGGATGCGTTCTGAATCGGAAATTCGCCTTTATTTAAAAAAGAAGGAAACGGAAGAGCCGATTATAAAGGAAGCGATACATAAGCTAAACAGCTTTAACTATTTAGACGACCTAGAATTTGCCAAGGCATACGTACGGACCCATGTTAACGGAGGCAATAAAGGTCCCACTACCCTTAAGCTCGAGCTTAAGGAAAAAGGGGTACAAGAAAAGTTGGTTGTCGAGGCATTGAAGGAATACCCCTATGATATTCAAATTGAACATGCAAGGAAACTTGCTGGAAAATCGGTCAAAAAGGAAAAAAACATATCAGAACGGGCATTAAGGCTGAAAGTTGAACAAACCTTGTTACGGAAAGGTTTCCCGAGAGATGTCATCCTTGAAGCGCTTGAAGATGTGACGGTTGAAAAGGATGAAGATGAACAATGGGATTCTCTTTGCCACCATGCTGAAAAAATGGAACGCCGATATAAAAACCATGAAGGCTTCGAATATGAACAAAAAATGAAGCAGGCATTATACCGAAAAGGTTTTCCAATAGAATTGATTGAGCGTTATCTTTCCAATCCTGATATGGATTAAGTGCATCGATAGCCAAATCATAAAATTTTGTTTAATATAGAAGTAAATTAATTTCATTTAAGGAGCCATATATATGAGCGACGTAAGGTACAGCAAGTTGTCGGCCTATGAACTACAACAGGAAATTGCAGCGTTGACTGAAAAAGCGAGAAAAGCAGAGCAATTGGGAATGGTTAATGAATTTTCAGTATTGGAACGTAAAGTGACGATGGCCAAGGCTTATTTGTTAAATCCGGATGATTTCAAAAAAGGTGAAATATACCAAATTGACGGCGATCCCGGTGTCTATTTCAAAATTGATTATATGAACGGCGTATTCGCCTGGGGTTATCGTTTAGGTGGAAGCGGAAAGGAAGAGGCACTGCCAATTTCAATGTTGAAATAAAAAGGAACCGGGGAAGACCCGATTCCTTTTGAGGTACCTTTTAATTCGATCGCTCGTTTGATGCTTTCATTCGTTCTTGAGGGTGTGTATTAATACTGCCATCTGCACGCTTTGATGCATATCTTGCTTTTGCACGAGGCTCGCCTTGGAATTTATTATTGTTTTGGTTGGGGAATCCTTTTTGTTTATTTCGCAAGTTTTTCTCCTCCAAGCATCAGATTAAAGAAAAGAAGCGTTTCCGCTTACCACTAGTATGGGTAAGGGACAGTATAGTTCATTCTGTAAAAATATTGGCAATGAGGTGGTTCAAATGAATGATTACCATGAAAGATT
It contains:
- a CDS encoding MerR family DNA-binding transcriptional regulator; this encodes MYTISELAKEFELTTRTLRYYEELGMLSPKRTETGKRVYGKKEYAQLKIIMRGKKYGFSLVEIKDIVLLFDKDRTGIKQLEKTIEMAGQKLNEINERIQELDGLKQDFEQVIKGFTVTLHDLKVNDKTGKR
- a CDS encoding 3-hydroxyacyl-CoA dehydrogenase, coding for MDIQETIAVVTGGASGLGAATVRNIIKKGGKAVIFDLSEENGAKMAHELGDSVLFIKTDVTSEDSVLGALEEGIEKFGSINTVINCAGIAIAEKVIGRKGTHELKAFSNVVTINLVGTFNVIRLAAEKMVKNEPNQEGERGVIINTASVAAFEGQIGQAAYSASKGGIVGMTLPIARELATKGIRVVSIAPGLFHTPMFDSLPDEARMSLGKTVPFPSRLGYPEEYAKLTESIITNPMLNGETIRLDGAIRMSPR
- a CDS encoding acyl-CoA dehydrogenase family protein, encoding MKHPYLSEDHDIFRKSFRKFLEKEAVPHYERWEEERIIPRSFWVKMGEQGFLCPNLGEDYGGSGVDWGFAVIINEELERVGSGFIGFGLHSDITVPYIAAYGSEAQKERWLPKCTTGEIITAIAMTEPGTGSDLANIKTTAILDGEHYILNGQKTFITNGIHSDLVIVACKTDPNAVPKHKGVSLVVVERDTPGFSRGRKLKKLGLHSQDTAELIFEDCRVPKENLLGEEGKGFAYLMEKLQQERLVVAICAQTASEDMLADTIEYVKSREAFGKSVSQFQNTQFKIAEMATEIKMGRVFLDQLIANHMAGEQVVTEVSMAKWRLTETARKISIECMQLHGGYGYMEEYKIARRYRDVPVASIYAGTNEIMKKIIAKNLGL
- a CDS encoding thiolase family protein; this encodes MREVVIVEGIRTPVGKRNGALKDVRPDDLAGEVLKKLIEKAGIDPAIVDDVILGCVSQVGEQAGDIARIAALIAGFPIEVPGTTIDRQCGSSQQAVHFASQAILSGDMDVVVAGGVENMSRVPMGSNNQGAVTSQKYLDRYEVINQGLSAERIADKWGITREECDLFSVESHAKAIRAQKEGHFDREMISVTGTDKEGNHMEVTEDQGPRAGTTMEILAGLKTVFQEDGLIHAGNSSQISDGAAALLLMERSKAEELGLKPRFKVHTRVVVGSDPTLMLTGPIPATQKALEKAGLSIDDIDVFEVNEAFAPVPIAWLKETGADPKKLNPNGGAIALGHPLGGSGARLMVSMIHELERTGGRYGLQTMCEGHGMANATIIERLD
- a CDS encoding fatty acid--CoA ligase, whose protein sequence is MSVTIKNIFDQTVQKFPIKEAIYDVRRNIRYTYIQWNEQVNRLAAALQAEGVRKGDRVSTYLYNNEELATALFACAKIGAIFNPINFRLMPEELAYILNDAAPKVVLFEHELESSVAAVEKRFPETAFWYIDDNVPRYAKGYRQKMASISSNPDEVDVHEDDVYAIMYTSGTTGRPKGVIHLHKDMVKQAEILIEAMKYERSDIGLITAPMFHCAELHCSFLPRVQAGATNVILHQFNPKKVMELIESEGITKLFAAPTMWNMLLQENLDEYKFQSLKLGLYGAAPMAPSLVRACQEKLGIQFIQAYGMTEMGPAITLLLEDDQIRKAGSAGKACSDHEIIIARPNDEGPSDPDDILEPGETGEILVKGPCIMKGYFQKGGETEKGLYKGWYHSGDIGFLDEDGYLWVKDRVDDMIISGGENIYPREVEDTLYEHQGVLDCAVLGQPDDQWGEMVTAFIVAKDLTLQESDLETWCKNSDTLANYKRPRRYIFCNELPRNASGKIQKFLLRKQLEESADDKSMGNLL
- a CDS encoding YfhD family protein — protein: MGRNNIHHNRDKNKQKLPQVPKNLKSDGLDVEYSSELADQEDIEAQARANAADRRAHNRR
- a CDS encoding YfhE family protein; amino-acid sequence: MSKKHEKVKSNLTSTQAVIYAREFKNADRAGGFNERKSRR
- a CDS encoding TIGR01777 family oxidoreductase, with protein sequence MKIAIAGGSGFVGTALIDEILKENHDIYILTRHPEKFKKQENPTYIGWLTKDAKPEMHLEGLDVFINLAGESLNSGRWTPERKRRIVESRVEASKEMNRIISKLPEKVSVIINASAIGYYGISEHETFTETSESIGDDFLARTVKLWEKEAAKSRTYSERFVLTRFGVILGEKEGALPMMVMPYKLFGGGKMGKGNQWLSWIHIHDVVRAIIFCMNDQRIEGPVNFTAPNPVQMDTFGKTIGTVMHRPHWLPVPPFFLKTMLGEMSVLVLEGQNVLPIKLKEEGFLFSFPTLKNALQNILKEDSHV
- the recX gene encoding recombination regulator RecX — its product is MPNITKITTQKKRKDRYNIFVDEKYAFSVDEEVLLKFQLKKGTALDDLLLAEIQFHDEIQKAFTDALNYLSYRMRSESEIRLYLKKKETEEPIIKEAIHKLNSFNYLDDLEFAKAYVRTHVNGGNKGPTTLKLELKEKGVQEKLVVEALKEYPYDIQIEHARKLAGKSVKKEKNISERALRLKVEQTLLRKGFPRDVILEALEDVTVEKDEDEQWDSLCHHAEKMERRYKNHEGFEYEQKMKQALYRKGFPIELIERYLSNPDMD
- a CDS encoding YfhH family protein, which gives rise to MSDVRYSKLSAYELQQEIAALTEKARKAEQLGMVNEFSVLERKVTMAKAYLLNPDDFKKGEIYQIDGDPGVYFKIDYMNGVFAWGYRLGGSGKEEALPISMLK
- a CDS encoding small, acid-soluble spore protein K, with amino-acid sequence MRNKQKGFPNQNNNKFQGEPRAKARYASKRADGSINTHPQERMKASNERSN